A genomic stretch from Candidatus Vicinibacter proximus includes:
- a CDS encoding NADH-quinone oxidoreductase subunit B, with protein sequence MSAEIKMAKAPPGIEGQGFFATSLDSVVGLARKNSIWPLPFATSCCGIEFMATMASHYDLARFGSERLSFTPRQADLLMVMGTIAKKMGPVLRQVYEQMAEPRWVIAVGACASSGGIFDTYSVLQGIDRIIPVDVYVPGCPPRPEQIIEGVMRIQDLIGKESIRRRNSEEYKKLMDSYFIK encoded by the coding sequence TTTTTGCCACCTCGCTGGACAGTGTGGTGGGATTGGCCAGAAAGAATAGCATTTGGCCACTTCCGTTTGCTACCTCCTGTTGTGGGATCGAATTCATGGCGACCATGGCTTCGCACTATGACCTGGCGAGGTTTGGCTCCGAAAGATTGAGCTTTACCCCCAGACAAGCGGATCTGCTCATGGTCATGGGTACCATTGCCAAAAAAATGGGACCTGTATTGCGTCAGGTTTATGAGCAAATGGCTGAACCGCGATGGGTTATTGCAGTAGGGGCCTGTGCGTCCAGTGGAGGCATATTTGACACTTATTCCGTACTCCAGGGTATTGATCGTATTATACCTGTGGACGTCTACGTGCCCGGTTGCCCACCGAGACCTGAGCAGATCATTGAAGGCGTCATGCGAATTCAGGATCTCATCGGAAAGGAAAGTATCCGCAGAAGGAATTCTGAGGAATACAAAAAATTAATGGACTCCTATTTTATCAAATAA
- a CDS encoding NADH-quinone oxidoreductase subunit C, giving the protein MIPDEYGIFTAEVPLNQLYRVVHFLFKDPALEFNFLTDICGVHYPDDAGRELAVVYHLQSMRHNTRTRLKVFVPITKPEVPSLTGIYASANWMERETYDFYGVQFLGHPDLRRILNMDEMVDFPLRKEFPLEDPLREDKKDYHFGR; this is encoded by the coding sequence ATGATCCCGGATGAATATGGAATATTTACAGCCGAGGTTCCTTTAAATCAGCTCTACCGGGTCGTGCATTTTTTGTTTAAAGATCCGGCCCTGGAATTTAACTTTCTCACAGACATCTGTGGGGTGCATTATCCTGATGATGCGGGCAGGGAGCTTGCCGTTGTTTACCATCTCCAAAGTATGAGACACAATACCCGGACGCGTTTAAAAGTTTTTGTCCCGATCACCAAACCGGAAGTGCCAAGCCTCACCGGAATTTATGCCTCTGCCAACTGGATGGAGCGCGAGACTTATGACTTTTATGGAGTGCAGTTTCTGGGACATCCTGATTTGAGGAGAATACTTAATATGGACGAAATGGTTGATTTTCCATTGAGGAAAGAGTTTCCTTTGGAAGATCCGCTTAGGGAGGATAAAAAAGATTATCATTTTGGCAGATAG
- a CDS encoding NAD(P)H-dependent oxidoreductase subunit E produces the protein MVFSESRLKEIEEIKHRYPEGRHKSALLPVLHLAQEDHGWLPVDVMDEVAKVLDLHPIEVYEVATFYTMFHVKPVGKYVLEVCRTGPCCNVGAEELIIYLEEKLGIHSGETTSDGLFTIKPVECLAACGTGPVLQIGPKYHYHEHLTKEKIDQLIDDLRAKA, from the coding sequence ATGGTTTTTAGTGAATCAAGATTAAAAGAGATCGAAGAAATTAAGCATCGTTATCCGGAAGGAAGGCACAAGTCTGCTCTGCTGCCTGTGCTGCATCTGGCGCAAGAGGACCACGGGTGGTTACCTGTTGACGTGATGGATGAGGTTGCCAAAGTATTGGATCTGCATCCAATTGAAGTGTACGAGGTGGCTACCTTCTACACCATGTTTCATGTAAAACCGGTTGGGAAATACGTTTTGGAGGTTTGCAGGACGGGACCTTGCTGTAATGTAGGCGCCGAGGAATTGATTATATACCTGGAAGAAAAATTGGGAATTCATTCAGGGGAGACAACATCAGATGGGTTGTTTACCATCAAGCCGGTGGAATGTCTGGCGGCTTGTGGTACCGGTCCGGTGCTTCAAATTGGTCCTAAGTATCATTACCATGAACACCTTACGAAAGAGAAAATTGATCAACTCATTGATGATTTAAGAGCTAAAGCCTGA
- a CDS encoding NADH-quinone oxidoreductase subunit D — protein MKTNLEFTAEFHQPDIPDIPYNTLNLGPTHPATHGIFQNVLKLDGERIVSGEQTIGYIHRAFEKIAERRPFYQITPLTDRLNYCSAPINNTGWYLTVEKLLGLKVPKRVDYMRVMVMELARVADHLICNSILGVDTGALTGFTYVYQYREKIYEIYEEICGARLTTNMGRIGGFERDFNPRVFELTRKFLQEFPPVWREFENLLTRNRIFMDRTIGTGGLGVERALNYGFTGPNLRACGIDYDLRTAEPYCSYEDFKFDVPVGTTGDTYDRYVVRNEEIWQSLSLIEQAIKKIEAEPPGVYHADADHYYLPPKQEVYKNMEALIYHFKIIMGEIDAPVGEVYQAVEGANGELGFYLISDGGRTPYRLHFRRPCFIYYQAYPEMVKGQMLSDAIVVMSSLNVIAGELDA, from the coding sequence ATGAAGACCAATCTTGAATTTACAGCAGAATTTCATCAACCGGATATTCCGGATATTCCATACAACACCCTGAATCTGGGTCCTACCCATCCGGCGACGCACGGAATTTTTCAGAATGTGCTTAAGTTGGACGGGGAACGAATAGTGAGTGGAGAACAAACCATCGGATACATTCACCGGGCATTTGAAAAAATAGCAGAAAGAAGACCTTTTTACCAGATTACTCCGCTGACAGATCGTTTGAATTATTGCTCAGCGCCCATAAACAATACCGGTTGGTATTTGACTGTAGAAAAGTTGTTGGGACTTAAAGTTCCCAAGCGAGTGGATTATATGAGGGTGATGGTCATGGAGCTGGCGAGAGTTGCCGACCACCTGATTTGCAACAGTATTCTTGGTGTGGATACCGGAGCCCTTACTGGCTTCACCTATGTGTATCAATACCGAGAAAAAATATACGAGATCTACGAGGAAATTTGTGGTGCCCGTCTGACTACCAACATGGGGCGTATTGGCGGTTTTGAGCGTGATTTTAATCCGCGTGTATTTGAATTGACTCGTAAGTTTTTGCAGGAGTTTCCACCTGTCTGGCGTGAATTCGAAAATCTGTTAACCAGGAACAGGATATTTATGGACCGCACCATCGGCACTGGTGGCCTGGGTGTTGAAAGGGCTTTAAATTATGGTTTCACAGGTCCTAATCTGAGGGCATGTGGCATCGATTATGACCTGCGCACTGCTGAACCATACTGTTCTTATGAGGATTTCAAATTTGACGTACCGGTAGGAACCACGGGAGATACCTACGACAGATACGTAGTTCGGAACGAAGAGATCTGGCAAAGTTTGAGCCTGATCGAGCAAGCCATCAAAAAAATAGAAGCTGAACCTCCCGGTGTGTATCACGCAGACGCCGACCATTATTACCTACCTCCAAAACAGGAAGTATATAAAAATATGGAAGCGTTGATCTATCACTTCAAGATCATCATGGGTGAAATTGATGCACCTGTCGGAGAAGTTTACCAGGCTGTAGAAGGTGCTAACGGTGAATTGGGATTTTACCTGATCAGTGATGGCGGAAGAACTCCGTACCGTCTTCATTTCAGAAGGCCTTGCTTCATATATTATCAGGCCTATCCTGAAATGGTGAAGGGGCAGATGTTGTCGGATGCCATTGTGGTGATGAGTAGTTTGAATGTGATTGCGGGGGAGCTGGATGCGTGA